The following nucleotide sequence is from Mycobacterium sp. Z3061.
GGACCGAACTGACCAGGCATCGGAGGGCCCACCGGCCACGCGTGCTGACCCGGCGGAGGCGGGGGACCCGGCGGGAACATCGGTCCCGGAGGCGATGCCGGCCCCGGAGGGGCAGGCCACGCCGGCGGGATCGGCGCAGGGTTGGGAGGCAGCCAGGCAGCCTGGGTCGCGCCGTCTGCGGGATTCGGCGGATGTTCCCATGGTCCCGGATCCGGCCTGTAGGTCACTGAACGACCCCTACCAGCAATGAGATTCTGCGCATCAATTCCCCCGGGTGTGAACGGCGTCGACCAGACAGGGCACCGTGTGAACTGGCTCTTAGTCTAAGACGCACTCAAGGGTTAAAAATGCGCGGATTTTCCGCGCCCAGCTCAGGCGTGCTGATTGGAAACCGAAATCACTTCGCCGGTCAGATAACTCGAGTAATCGCTAGCCAGGAAGGCGATCGTGGCGGCCACTTCCCACGGTTCGGCGGCACGCCCGAACGCTTCCTGAGCCTCCAGCCGATCCAACAGCTCGGCTGAGGTGGTCTTGTCCAGAAACTTGTGCCTGGCGAGACTGGGCGACACCGCATTGATCCGCACCCCGTACTCAGCGGCTTCGATTGCGCTGCAACGGGTTAAAGCCATGACGCCGGCTTTGGCGGCAGCATAGTGCGACTGTGAGTGCTGGGCGCGCCAGCCCAGCACGCTGGCATTGTTGACGATCACACCACCGTGCGGCGCGTCGCGGAAGTACCGCAATGCCGCTCGGGTGGCCCGGAACACCGACGTCAGCGAGACGTCCAGCACGCGGTCCCACTCCTCGTCGGTCATGTCCGCCACCGGCGTCTGCCCGCCCAGCCCGGCGTTGTTGACCAGCACATCGAGCCGGCCGAACCGCGCCGTGCACGACGCGATCAGCGCGTCGACCTGGGCGGTGGACGTCACATCGCACACCACGTGCTCCACCCGGCCCAAGCCCAGAGCGGCCAATTCCGCGGCGGTCTCCCCCAGCCTGCGCTCGTGGTGATCGGAGACCAGCACATCGGCACCCTCCGCCAGCGCCCGGCGCGCCGTGGCCGAGCCGATACCGGTGCCCGCGGCAGCGGTCACCACCACCACTTTGCCCTGCAGAAGCCCGTGTCCCGCAATCTCTTCCGGGACTTCCGACAAGCTCACCCTTTGACCTCCCTCGGCAGACCGAGCACCCGCTCGGCAATGATGTTGCGCTGAATCTCGTTGGATCCGCCGTAGATGGTGTCGGCGCGAGTGAACAGAAAAAGCCGCTGCCATTCGTCGAACTCGCCGTCGTCCAGCGTCAGCCCGGGCTTGCCGATCACGTCCATCGCGAGCTCGCCCAGCGAGCGATGCCAATTGGCCCACAACAACTTCGACACGTTGTCCTGACCGGGTCGCTCGACATCCATAGTGGCCAGGGCGTACGACCGCATGGCACGCAAACCCGCCCAGGCCC
It contains:
- the ipdF gene encoding (5R,7aS)-5-hydroxy-7a-methyl-1-oxo-2,3,5,6,7,7a-hexahydro-1H-indene-carboxyl-CoA reductase codes for the protein MSLSEVPEEIAGHGLLQGKVVVVTAAAGTGIGSATARRALAEGADVLVSDHHERRLGETAAELAALGLGRVEHVVCDVTSTAQVDALIASCTARFGRLDVLVNNAGLGGQTPVADMTDEEWDRVLDVSLTSVFRATRAALRYFRDAPHGGVIVNNASVLGWRAQHSQSHYAAAKAGVMALTRCSAIEAAEYGVRINAVSPSLARHKFLDKTTSAELLDRLEAQEAFGRAAEPWEVAATIAFLASDYSSYLTGEVISVSNQHA